A single genomic interval of Eurosta solidaginis isolate ZX-2024a chromosome 3, ASM4086904v1, whole genome shotgun sequence harbors:
- the Sec31 gene encoding protein transport protein Sec31A isoform X2: MKVKELQKTVNIAWSPKPQYPIYLAAGSAAQQLDSSVNPNLEIYSTNFSDPSYDLELKASLPSQYRFQKVIWSPTGYDGAHTNGLIVGGCEGGHVMIYSAAKMLANEEGLIARQDKHTGPVSGLDVNPFQTNLLASCASESEIFIWDLNNTTTHMNPGTKTQPLEDVQNVAWNRQVQHILASVFSSRCVIWDLRKSEQIIKLSDTQSRVRWHAIQWHPDVATQVWLASEDDQAPVVQLWDLRYATAPAKTMQIHQRGVLGMSWCPRDVDLMVSCGKDNHIYCWNPNTELPEGEILSEVATTGTWYSNVQWCPRNPALVASSSLDGNVSIYSLFGGTQQQVQTSNKIADSFPGMDQIAQAPIPQQSTQIVYHDLKRAPKWIKRPCGVFFGFGGKLVYFNGKSKQVQVSQVVTEPDLVQRANALERSLADANYVDYCRERADQTHDQNGRYLWYFIKANFELNPKEEMLNLLGYNKEDIDNKFAKFIKDDKKPKSEVDQMTNRLANLTHSDSSEVECDQNTDGSTDILQPIDNSTIFDGIAANHKQQQLDNENSAQSTKPFDIPKGEHPDSLITEAILTGNFEAAVELCFESQRIPEALIIASTAGIDFLTKIHTRYLQKQQNELCNVISALITRDWLDIVNRCTIESWKEALVAALNHNDRKVVDICERLGDRLLRERSQSIEYTRNAMLCYVCAGSIDKLVTAWHQLKALEHQNNNYKLNTVELQELAEIVMLMSKSLQQQGIALELNGSFADFIKEYGGILVSQGALTAALAYLFALGSGTNEENMELVELRERIYNAVNYRKGSTVTNGRLPYHSRQQQQTQSIFSRQPQQPLSARSSFSHALPQTQHGGYGTINSASQFGNTPTGNWNATSMPAAPGGTAPLTQQPTVPTFFNPSATPVQAPVTAGKPPLSGIAMPGHISNETFSTQPPRPASNASSQCGGGGLHSRSKYLLDPSVASAGPMGSYGAGGGYQTMAPAPMAAPTTVPTFNATPFNAPFVPAATQSNPMQPAVPIGLAGSNNYTGGMPADSGNQQQALSPPPPPGQNLQRNPTPPPGWNDPPALKSSRAPKKPDPAPASAPITHPLFGVDPNQNQNGYTDQYGQYQPPPPTANSNMSIQTQTTAPGNYYNPTLQQNNNVTTQQFPQQMNFQTSAISQQSQQQQSWNTQPPNVGYTEQPAPVQRQQEPPKEKPPLPEEYIYLQTVLEELKSQCLTVTADPRTKRKFIDVAKRLENLYDCLRDGRLNPATIAVLNQIVQFVQVGDYANALQTQTQIAFGSDFSQCAGFMPGLKVLVQSAADLQVYLR; this comes from the exons ATGAAAGTGAAAGAATTGCAGAAAACGGTGAATATTGCATGGTCACCGAAGCCACAGTATCCCATTTACTTGGCAGCCGGCAGTGCAGCACAGCAACTTGACTCGAGCGTTAACCCAAACCTAGAAATTTATTCGACTAATTTTAGCGATCCAAGTTATGATTTGGAATTAAAAGCAAGTTTGCCCAGTCAGTACAG attccAGAAAGTTATCTGGTCTCCTACTGGCTATGATGGTGCACACACTAACGGTCTCATTGTTGGCGGTTGTGAAGGAGGTCATGTTATGATTTATTCAGCTGCTAAAATGCTTGCCAACGAAGAAGGTCTCATAGCGCGTCAAGATAAGCATACCGGTCCTGTCAGCGGTCTTGATGTTAATCCTTTTCAAACAAACTTGCTAGCTTCATGTGCGTCTGAATCTGAAATATTTATATGGGATCTCAACAATACCACAACACACATGAATCCGGGCACTAAAACACAACCACTCGAGGATGTTCAAAATGTTGCCTGGAATCGTCAGGTACAACACATATTGGCATCGGTCTTTAGCTCACGTTGTGTTATTTGGGATTTACGTAAAAGCGAACAAATTATTAAACTCTCCGATACACAATCTCGCGTACGTTGGCATGCCATACAGTGGCATCCGGATGTTGCCACACAAGTTTGGCTAGCTTCAGAAGATGATCAAGCGCCTGTGGTACAATTATGGGATTTACGTTATGCCACTGCGCCAGCAAAAACGATGCAAATACATCAACGTGGTGTTTTGGGTATGTCATGGTGCCCGCGTGATGTTGATTTAATGGTATCTTGTGGTAAAGACAATCACATTTATTGTTGGAATCCAAATACCGAACTACCTGAGGGCGAAATACTTTCTGAAGTAGCAACAACGGGTACATGGTATTCTAATGTGCAATGGTGTCCACGCAATCCTGCCCTGGTCGCAAGCTCTAGCCTTGATGGTAATGTTTCTATTTACTCTCTATTTGGTGGCAcccaacaacaagtacaaacatcGAACAAGATAGCCGATTCATTTCCTGGTATGGATCAAATAGCTCAAGCGCCCATACCACAACAATCAACACAAATAGTATATCACGATTTAAAACGTGCACCCAAATGGATTAAAAGGCCATGTGGCGTATTTTTCGGG TTTGGTGGTAAATTGGTATACTTTAATGGCAAATCGAAGCAGGTGCAGGTGTCGCAAGTGGTGACCGAACCAGATTTGGTACAACGAGCTAACGCATTGGAACGCTCGCTCGCTGATGCAAATTATGTTGATTACTGTCGCGAACGAGCCGATCAAACGCATGATCAGAATGGACGCTATTTATGGTATTTTATAAAAGCAAATTTCGAACTGAATCCAAAGGAGGAAATGTTGAATTTACTCG gTTACAATAAGGAAGATATCGATAATAAATTTGCAAAGTTTATTAAAGATGATAAAAAGCCAAAAAGCGAGGTCGATCAAATGACAAATCGTTTGGCTAATCTAACGCAT AGCGATTCATCGGAAGTTGAGTGTGATCAAAATACTGATGGCAGTACTGACATCTTG CAACCGATTGATAATAGCACAATATTCGATGGTATTGCGGCAAATCACAAACAGCAGCAGCTCGATAATGAAAATTCCGCACAATCAACAAAACCATTTGATATTCCTAAAGGAGAAC ATCCCGACAGTCTCATCACTGAGGCCATTCTCACTGGAAATTTTGAAGCTGCCGTCGAACTCTGCTTCGAATCCCAACGCATTCCAGAGGCTTTAATTATCGCCTCCACAGCTGGCATTGATTTTCTTACCAAAATACATACCCGTTACTTACAAAAACAGCAAAATGAGTTATGCAATGTTATAAGCGCCTTGATTACACGTGATTGGTTAGATATTGTCAATCGTTGTACTATAGAATCATGGAAAGAAGCTTTAGTAGCCGCACTCAATCATAATGATCGTAAAGTGGTTGATATTTGTGAACGTTTAGGTGATCGGCTATTGCGAGAGCGCTCGCAAAGCATTGAATATACCCGTAATGCCATGTTATGTTATGTGTGTGCGGGTAGTATTGACAAATTGGTCACCGCTTGGCATCAACTAAAGGCGTTGGAGCATCAAAATAACAATTATAAGCTCAATACTGTTGAGTTGCAAGAATTGGCGGAAATTGTGATGTTAATGAGTAAATCGCTACAACAGCAAGGCATTGCGTTGGAATTAAATGGGAGCTTTGCTGATTTTATAAAAGAGTATGGTGGTATATTAGTGTCACAAGGTGCGCTCACAGCCGCCTTAGCTTATTTATTTGCATTGGGTTCGGGTACTAatgaagaaaatatggaattggtgGAATTACGCGAACGCATATATAATGCGGTAAATTATAGAAAAGGATCAACGGTTACTAATGGCCGTCTGCCGTATCATTCAAGGCAGCAGCAACAAACACAAAGCATTTTTAGCCGTCAACCACAGCAGCCGTTATCAGCGCGTAGCTCTTTTTCACACGCTTTACCACAAACACAACACGGCGGTTATGGGACTATTAATAGCGCCAGCCAGTTTGGTAATACACCAACTGGTAACTGGAATGCTACAAGTATGCCAGCAGCACCTGGCGGTACCGCACCTTTAACACAACAGCCAACAGTTCCAACATTTTTTAATCCATCTGCAACACCGGTGCAGGCACCAGTTACAGCAGGAAAACCACCACTTTCAGGCATTGCTATGCCCGGACATATCTCAAATGAAACATTTTCCACACAGCCACCACGACCGGCTAGTAATGCCAGTTCGCAGTGTGGTGGTGGTGGTTTGCATTCACGTTCCAAGTATTTGCTTGACCCATCTGTTGCTTCTGCTGGGCCCATGGGTAGTTATGGTGCAGGTGGCGGTTATCAAAcaatggcgccagcgccaatggcCGCTCCAACCACAGTGCCCACTTTTAATGCAACTCCATTTAATGCACCGTTTGTGCCAGCAGCAACGCAGTCAAATCCCATGCAACCTGCTGTGCCCATTGGTTTAGCTGGCAGCAATAACTACACTGGTGGTATGCCGGCAGATTCTGGTAATCAACAACAAGCGTTGTCTCCACCGCCGCCACCAGGGCAGAACTTGCAGCGCAACCCAACACCGCCTCCAGGCTGGAATGATCCACCAGCATTGAAGTCATCGCGTGCC CCCAAAAAGCCGGATCCTGCACCCGCTTCCGCACCCATAACTCATCCCCTCTTTGGCGTTGAtccaaatcaaaatcaaaatggTTATACTGATCAATATGGACAATATCAG CCACCACCGCCTACCGCCAACAGTAATATGTCAATCCAAACGCAAACTACAGCACCGGGCAATTACTATAATCCAACATTGCAGCAAAATAACAACGTAACAACACAGCAATTTCCACAACAAATGAACTTCCAAACTTCAGCTATATCACAGCAGTCGCAGCAACAACAGTCATGGAATACGCAACCACCAAATGTTGGTTACACAGAACAGCCTGCACCAGTGCAAAGACAACAAGAGCCACCTAAAGAGAAGCCACCACTACCAGAGGAGTACATTTATCTACAAACTGTGTTGGAGGAGTTAAAGAGTCAATGTTTGACTGTTACCGCTGATCCG CGCACTAAACGGAAATTTATAGATGTCGCTAAACGTTTGGAGAATCTGTATGACTGTTTACGTGACGGAAGA CTTAACCCGGCCACAATTGCGGTGCTCAATCAAATCGTACAATTCGTGCAGGTGGGCGATTATGCCAATGCCTTACAAACGCAAACACAAATCGCATTTGGTTCAGATTTCTCGCAGTGCGCTGGATTCATGCCCGGCCTAAAGGTGCTCGTGCAATCGGCGGCGGATTTGCAAGTTTATCTGCGATAA
- the Sec31 gene encoding protein transport protein Sec31A isoform X4 has protein sequence MKVKELQKTVNIAWSPKPQYPIYLAAGSAAQQLDSSVNPNLEIYSTNFSDPSYDLELKASLPSQYRFQKVIWSPTGYDGAHTNGLIVGGCEGGHVMIYSAAKMLANEEGLIARQDKHTGPVSGLDVNPFQTNLLASCASESEIFIWDLNNTTTHMNPGTKTQPLEDVQNVAWNRQVQHILASVFSSRCVIWDLRKSEQIIKLSDTQSRVRWHAIQWHPDVATQVWLASEDDQAPVVQLWDLRYATAPAKTMQIHQRGVLGMSWCPRDVDLMVSCGKDNHIYCWNPNTELPEGEILSEVATTGTWYSNVQWCPRNPALVASSSLDGNVSIYSLFGGTQQQVQTSNKIADSFPGMDQIAQAPIPQQSTQIVYHDLKRAPKWIKRPCGVFFGFGGKLVYFNGKSKQVQVSQVVTEPDLVQRANALERSLADANYVDYCRERADQTHDQNGRYLWYFIKANFELNPKEEMLNLLGYNKEDIDNKFAKFIKDDKKPKSEVDQMTNRLANLTHSDSSEVECDQNTDGSTDILQPIDNSTIFDGIAANHKQQQLDNENSAQSTKPFDIPKGEHPDSLITEAILTGNFEAAVELCFESQRIPEALIIASTAGIDFLTKIHTRYLQKQQNELCNVISALITRDWLDIVNRCTIESWKEALVAALNHNDRKVVDICERLGDRLLRERSQSIEYTRNAMLCYVCAGSIDKLVTAWHQLKALEHQNNNYKLNTVELQELAEIVMLMSKSLQQQGIALELNGSFADFIKEYGGILVSQGALTAALAYLFALGSGTNEENMELVELRERIYNAVNYRKGSTVTNGRLPYHSRQQQQTQSIFSRQPQQPLSARSSFSHALPQTQHGGYGTINSASQFGNTPTGNWNATSMPAAPGGTAPLTQQPTVPTFFNPSATPVQAPVTAGKPPLSGIAMPGHISNETFSTQPPRPASNASSQCGGGGLHSRSKYLLDPSVASAGPMGSYGAGGGYQTMAPAPMAAPTTVPTFNATPFNAPFVPAATQSNPMQPAVPIGLAGSNNYTGGMPADSGNQQQALSPPPPPGQNLQRNPTPPPGWNDPPALKSSRATYLHNRSNEMSARHAGTRRGQKIINHQRDDPSLLLRAPPQFSFEFFNSKIGYTSEFSAQNCWQVSDACIYVPRFFTCNELAFCLLT, from the exons ATGAAAGTGAAAGAATTGCAGAAAACGGTGAATATTGCATGGTCACCGAAGCCACAGTATCCCATTTACTTGGCAGCCGGCAGTGCAGCACAGCAACTTGACTCGAGCGTTAACCCAAACCTAGAAATTTATTCGACTAATTTTAGCGATCCAAGTTATGATTTGGAATTAAAAGCAAGTTTGCCCAGTCAGTACAG attccAGAAAGTTATCTGGTCTCCTACTGGCTATGATGGTGCACACACTAACGGTCTCATTGTTGGCGGTTGTGAAGGAGGTCATGTTATGATTTATTCAGCTGCTAAAATGCTTGCCAACGAAGAAGGTCTCATAGCGCGTCAAGATAAGCATACCGGTCCTGTCAGCGGTCTTGATGTTAATCCTTTTCAAACAAACTTGCTAGCTTCATGTGCGTCTGAATCTGAAATATTTATATGGGATCTCAACAATACCACAACACACATGAATCCGGGCACTAAAACACAACCACTCGAGGATGTTCAAAATGTTGCCTGGAATCGTCAGGTACAACACATATTGGCATCGGTCTTTAGCTCACGTTGTGTTATTTGGGATTTACGTAAAAGCGAACAAATTATTAAACTCTCCGATACACAATCTCGCGTACGTTGGCATGCCATACAGTGGCATCCGGATGTTGCCACACAAGTTTGGCTAGCTTCAGAAGATGATCAAGCGCCTGTGGTACAATTATGGGATTTACGTTATGCCACTGCGCCAGCAAAAACGATGCAAATACATCAACGTGGTGTTTTGGGTATGTCATGGTGCCCGCGTGATGTTGATTTAATGGTATCTTGTGGTAAAGACAATCACATTTATTGTTGGAATCCAAATACCGAACTACCTGAGGGCGAAATACTTTCTGAAGTAGCAACAACGGGTACATGGTATTCTAATGTGCAATGGTGTCCACGCAATCCTGCCCTGGTCGCAAGCTCTAGCCTTGATGGTAATGTTTCTATTTACTCTCTATTTGGTGGCAcccaacaacaagtacaaacatcGAACAAGATAGCCGATTCATTTCCTGGTATGGATCAAATAGCTCAAGCGCCCATACCACAACAATCAACACAAATAGTATATCACGATTTAAAACGTGCACCCAAATGGATTAAAAGGCCATGTGGCGTATTTTTCGGG TTTGGTGGTAAATTGGTATACTTTAATGGCAAATCGAAGCAGGTGCAGGTGTCGCAAGTGGTGACCGAACCAGATTTGGTACAACGAGCTAACGCATTGGAACGCTCGCTCGCTGATGCAAATTATGTTGATTACTGTCGCGAACGAGCCGATCAAACGCATGATCAGAATGGACGCTATTTATGGTATTTTATAAAAGCAAATTTCGAACTGAATCCAAAGGAGGAAATGTTGAATTTACTCG gTTACAATAAGGAAGATATCGATAATAAATTTGCAAAGTTTATTAAAGATGATAAAAAGCCAAAAAGCGAGGTCGATCAAATGACAAATCGTTTGGCTAATCTAACGCAT AGCGATTCATCGGAAGTTGAGTGTGATCAAAATACTGATGGCAGTACTGACATCTTG CAACCGATTGATAATAGCACAATATTCGATGGTATTGCGGCAAATCACAAACAGCAGCAGCTCGATAATGAAAATTCCGCACAATCAACAAAACCATTTGATATTCCTAAAGGAGAAC ATCCCGACAGTCTCATCACTGAGGCCATTCTCACTGGAAATTTTGAAGCTGCCGTCGAACTCTGCTTCGAATCCCAACGCATTCCAGAGGCTTTAATTATCGCCTCCACAGCTGGCATTGATTTTCTTACCAAAATACATACCCGTTACTTACAAAAACAGCAAAATGAGTTATGCAATGTTATAAGCGCCTTGATTACACGTGATTGGTTAGATATTGTCAATCGTTGTACTATAGAATCATGGAAAGAAGCTTTAGTAGCCGCACTCAATCATAATGATCGTAAAGTGGTTGATATTTGTGAACGTTTAGGTGATCGGCTATTGCGAGAGCGCTCGCAAAGCATTGAATATACCCGTAATGCCATGTTATGTTATGTGTGTGCGGGTAGTATTGACAAATTGGTCACCGCTTGGCATCAACTAAAGGCGTTGGAGCATCAAAATAACAATTATAAGCTCAATACTGTTGAGTTGCAAGAATTGGCGGAAATTGTGATGTTAATGAGTAAATCGCTACAACAGCAAGGCATTGCGTTGGAATTAAATGGGAGCTTTGCTGATTTTATAAAAGAGTATGGTGGTATATTAGTGTCACAAGGTGCGCTCACAGCCGCCTTAGCTTATTTATTTGCATTGGGTTCGGGTACTAatgaagaaaatatggaattggtgGAATTACGCGAACGCATATATAATGCGGTAAATTATAGAAAAGGATCAACGGTTACTAATGGCCGTCTGCCGTATCATTCAAGGCAGCAGCAACAAACACAAAGCATTTTTAGCCGTCAACCACAGCAGCCGTTATCAGCGCGTAGCTCTTTTTCACACGCTTTACCACAAACACAACACGGCGGTTATGGGACTATTAATAGCGCCAGCCAGTTTGGTAATACACCAACTGGTAACTGGAATGCTACAAGTATGCCAGCAGCACCTGGCGGTACCGCACCTTTAACACAACAGCCAACAGTTCCAACATTTTTTAATCCATCTGCAACACCGGTGCAGGCACCAGTTACAGCAGGAAAACCACCACTTTCAGGCATTGCTATGCCCGGACATATCTCAAATGAAACATTTTCCACACAGCCACCACGACCGGCTAGTAATGCCAGTTCGCAGTGTGGTGGTGGTGGTTTGCATTCACGTTCCAAGTATTTGCTTGACCCATCTGTTGCTTCTGCTGGGCCCATGGGTAGTTATGGTGCAGGTGGCGGTTATCAAAcaatggcgccagcgccaatggcCGCTCCAACCACAGTGCCCACTTTTAATGCAACTCCATTTAATGCACCGTTTGTGCCAGCAGCAACGCAGTCAAATCCCATGCAACCTGCTGTGCCCATTGGTTTAGCTGGCAGCAATAACTACACTGGTGGTATGCCGGCAGATTCTGGTAATCAACAACAAGCGTTGTCTCCACCGCCGCCACCAGGGCAGAACTTGCAGCGCAACCCAACACCGCCTCCAGGCTGGAATGATCCACCAGCATTGAAGTCATCGCGTGCC ACATATCTCCATAATCGAAGCAATGAAATGTCTGCACGTCACGCTGGCACTCGACGCGGGCAGAAAATTATTAATCACCAAAGGGATGATCCAAGTTTGCTCTTGAGGGCACCGCCACAATTCAGCTTTGAGTTTTTTAACTCAAAAATAGGTTATACAAGTGAATTCTCTGCACAAAATTGCTGGCAGGTATCGGATGCATGCATATATGTTCCCCGTTTTTTCACTTGCAATGAGTTAGCGTTTTGCCTGCTGACATAA